The Theileria annulata chromosome 3, complete sequence, *** SEQUENCING IN PROGRESS *** genome has a segment encoding these proteins:
- a CDS encoding uncharacterized protein (note;~Tap-24g11.q1c.cand.192 - score = 20.70), with the protein MKIKVNKKNGIIKRQLFEYNNLLKIRVYLQKVNSCVQRWPHPFLSNLLLENLQSEQIQELNQIKNNLLLLLKIFFNKLSKSSLIKFKGEVFSDFDYLLRRRVYLLERLDYLNDISNYNVNRSFNVIDNNISSHIKFFHKNPEKFINKSHVLNLPLKLIGNEFLSSKIGPEESKKLHINQIYNDQVFYVKLLNYLIQNDENSEIDIKNEESLIKNNQQVEISGEKYDLEEYINMFKELEELVIICSVKDSVRGISLCERIKRSVNATCTVQMTDFLATGKDRRNNCKLVITLVKS; encoded by the exons atgaaaattaaagTAAATAAGAAAAATGGAATAATTAAAAGGCAATTATTtgagtataataatttgttaaaaattaggGTTTATTTACAAAAGGTTAATTCCTGTGTTCAAAGGTGGCCTCATCCATTTCtatctaatttattacttgAAAATTTACAATCTGAACAAATTCAagaattaaatcaaattaaaaataatttattattacttttaAAGATTTTTTTCAACAAACTTTCCAAATCAA gtttaataaaatttaaaggTGAAGTTTTTAGtgattttgattatttattgaGGAGAAgagtttatttattagagAGGCTTGATTATTTGAATgatatttcaaattataaCGTAAATCGTTCATTTAACgttattgataataatatatcatCGCATATTAAATTCTTCCATAAAAATCCAGagaaatttattaataaatcacATGTTCTTAATTTACCtttaaaa TTAATTGGTAATGAATTTTTGAGCTCTAAAATTGGTCCAGAAGAGTCGAAaaaattacacattaacCAAATCTATAATGATCAA GTGTTTTATGTCAAGttattgaattatttaatacaaaatgatgaaaattctgaaattgatataaaaaatgaagaatctttaattaaaaataatcaacAAG TGGAAATTAGTGGtgaaaaatatgatttGGAGGAATACATTAATATGTTTAAG GAATTGGAGGAGTtggtaataatttgttcaGTTAAGGATTCAGTACGTGGAATTTCTCTATGTGAACGAATTAAGAGATCAGTTAATGCTACTTGTACTGTCCAAATGACAGATTTTCTA GCTACTGGAAAAGATCGTAGAAATAATTGTAAACTTGTAATTACACTTGTTAaatcttaa
- a CDS encoding high-mobility-group (HMG) protein, putative (note;~Tap-24g11.q1c.C.cand.50 - score = 13.84) produces MASKVAKSAGKKSKRAKKDPNAPKRALSSYMFFAKEKRAELVRDNPDLARDVAAVGKLVGAAWNSLDESEKAPYEKLAEADRARYEKEKAAYNK; encoded by the coding sequence ATGGCATCGAAGGTCGCGAAATCAGCTGGTAAGAAGTCCAAGCGCGCCAAGAAGGATCCTAACGCGCCTAAACGCGCTCTCTCGTCCTATATGTTTTTTGCCAAGGAAAAACGCGCCGAACTTGTTCGCGATAACCCTGACCTTGCCAGAGATGTTGCCGCTGTAGGGAAACTTGTTGGAGCCGCCTGGAACTCCCTAGACGAAAGTGAAAAGGCACCTTACGAGAAACTCGCCGAGGCCGACAGGGCCAGATATGAAAAGGAAAAGGCTGcttataataaataa